CGTCTGCGGAGGTTGATGACTCTGACCATGCGAACGGAGTCGAACTACATGCGGTCGTACCAAGCTGTTATCTGTGGAAGAGAACCAATCATTTTCTTTACATTGTCTTACATTTTTTTATGTTACAGGCGATGAAAATCAAGATGCCCACTCTTTCTGTAGAGATTAACTCTCGGGTTCTGCTAGTAATCACTGCTATTTTTTTCCTTACAGCGGACTCATTTTCTCAAGTCACTTCAAGAGTGAGCGATGAAAAAACCAAAAAACCAATTCCTTTCGCCAGTATTTGGATTCAAGGCACTCAGATCGGAACGACGTCTGCGGCGGATGGTTCTTTTCAAATTGATACCGGTGAGGACGACAGTCTGGTATTTTCAGCAGTCGGATATAAAAGGAGCGTTTTAGCTGTAAACGATATCTCAGACACGGTTCGTTTGACCTCAAGTGTGATCGAGTTGAGTGAGGTAACAATCAGTCCTTCAGCGGATCGGTTTCTCAAATTAGGTGAAGTAAACAGAAAGGATATAGAGATACATTGGCGGCCTTCGGTTTCCTGGAGTGTCGGGCGGTACTTTGAATACAATGGGGAGATCGCTGAGACTCCCTACATCAAAGATTTATCGATTGTTACTACGAGCAAACTAAAGGAATCTACTGTGAAGATTCTTCTATATGAACTTGATGAAGACGGGAACCCCACGGGATTAATTCACGATGAAAACATTATTGCTACGGTGAAAAAAGGGAAGCGAAAACAAACTTTGGTTGATCTTTCTGAATTGTTCCTCCGCTTTCCCAAAAATGGACTATTGGTAGCCGTGGAAGCAATAAATTTAGAGTCAAATATTTACCATTTCACAAAGAAGATTTGTAACAAGGAAACGGGAAAGTGTAAAAAACAAGAGTTTCAGTCATTACAGCCAAAATGGGGAGGTCTTCCGAGATCTTACAATTCTTACGCTTGGATTTACAGAGATGAAAAATGGTCAAAACTCGGCGACCATTTGGATGAGTTTACAGAAGAAGGAAAGCGATATGGAGGGGCACTCGCCGTTGATCTCACACTGAGTGATTGATTCCCTGGTTTCAGCTCTATACAACAGGCTGCGCTTCATTAGGTGAGTAACGACAGAATCGATTGGCAGACCACTTTGTTTGTGCAGCCAAAGTAGATTGAGAACTTTCCACAAAATGGTGATTTCAAGAAAATTCAGCTAGCGTCCAGCAGCTCCACTCTCATATTCCCCTTTCAACTGATTCAGCTCCCCAATCAACTCATCCCATTGTTTCACGATGGCCTGGTAAGCCTCAGGTCTGCGTCTACGTCGATTGATCACCCGGACCATGCGGACAAAATCAAACCACATGCGGGCATAGCGAGCTGCGTATATTCCAAACCCATAGCCGGCTAGGATAAGCACGGGAATGAGCCAGGCCACACCCGTAATCGCAACCAAGCCTATGGACACGAAAAGGTACCATACCAGAAAGACGGCCATACCAATGATAAAGACCATCGAAGCAATAAAGGAGGGGTTCAGTCTACCCGCCACATAGACCGTTGTAAATTTGGGCCGGATGTACTTCTCAAAGGCCCATCTGGTTCCCAAGAAAGGTACAATGTTGATTATCCAACCCAAGAGGAAAAAGGGCAATCCAAAGACTAGTCTGATCAAGAGAAAAGTCGGCCAGCGGTAGCCTTTCATATACCTCAGGTCGAGCTTTTGATCCTTCAGGTCTTTTTTGAATAACCTGATTTTTTTGTCGATTTCCTTCAGCTTCTCGGGTTCGTGCTCGTGGAAAAAATGCGCCGCATCCAGTATTCCCTTTTTCAGAAGATAGGTCTTGGCGATATCGTCTTTAGAGAGGTTCATCTGCTCAAGTAAATGTCCCCCGTAGATGAGGTAGACATCTTTGGCTACTCGCCTGAAGTCTTCCTTTTCAAAGTGGAAAACAAGTTCGGCCATTTTCGTTCGGATGCGCTCCGTCATCAGCCTGACCCGTTCCTTCTCGTCTGTCTCATCGATATCGCTAAAGTCAATGGGGTCGCCCAGGTGCATTACCACATCACTCTGAAATCTTCTGGGGTGGTAGTAGTTCAATCCCAGTGGAATGATCTTAACGTCTTGCCATCGTGCATTGGTCTTTTTCAAAAAAGAGTCGCCACCCAATTTGATGCGGGCAGCTCCCGTTTTTACCTCTCTGATATTGGCCACCGTCACACTGCTTCCTTCGGGGTAGATTACGATTCGCTTTCCTTCTGAAAGGGCATGGTAGCACTGTTCAAACACGTCTTCATTGGAGACTTCTTCGCCGAGCTTGAGCCACGGCCGCCCAATCGGAATCATATTGAAGTGTTCCCTGAAAACGTAATTTTTAAACCCTTTTCCAAACCACTCCGCCGCAGCGAGGTAATAAAGTTTTGGCCGTTGATTGGTGGCCAAAAGAAGTGGATCCAAAGCCGCATTCGGATGGTTGGAAACGTAGATGATTGGGCCCTCGAGCTCGAGATTTTCTTTTCCTACGATGACTATGTTCCTGAACCAAGCACGGAGAAACCAACGAATAAGCGGTCTGAGGATGTAGTAGAGCAATTTTTTCCTTGGAGTTTAATCTCACAATATAACTCAGATTGAAGCAAAGTGCACCTTCGCCATGGATTGGCTGCTAGCTTTTAGCTTCTAGCTGCTGGCTGGCTCTCTCGGTAGGATCAATTCGGTAACAATGATAAGCTCTGATCTATTTACAACTTCAAGTGGGCTATTAGCTCTAAGCTACCGGCTGCTAGCGATATTTCAATCTGGCTTTAATATTGGAGACCCGCCAATGGAAAGTAAAAGTTTTCCTATAAAGAGAACAGCTAACAGCTAAAAGCTAGCGGCTAACAGCTTTCAAAACAAAAAAAGCTCCATTTCAAGCACCATGACATTCCTTAAATTAGTCCCCAACAAGAAGAACTCAGCAACATGAAAAAACTACTCGTAAGCACAGGTGGCGGTGATTGTCCCGGATTAAATGCAGTAATCCGAGGTGTCGTGAAACGTGCAAATCGCGAAGGTGACTGGGAAGTTTGGGGAAGCATGGAAGCCTTCAACGGGATTATGGAAGACCCCGCAAGGCTTATGAGACTCGACGAAGAAGCGGTGTCAGGAATCCATGTGCGAGGCGGAACGATCATCAAGACCACCAACAAGGGCAATCCGCTTGAATTTCCTGAAGTGCAACCCGATGGTAGTGTCAAAACTACCAATCGAATTCCCGAATTGGTCAAACGTGCGAAAGAGCTGGGTTTTGAAGCCATTATCAACATTGGTGGAGACGGATCTCAAGCCATATCGCAGGCATTGCACGAAGCGGGTATGCCCGTGGTTGGCGTTCCGAAAACAATTGACAACGACCTTGCCACCACGGATTTCACTTTCGGTTTTCAAACGGCCGTGCAGACCGCTACCGATGCCTTTGATCGTTTGGTAACTACCGCCAGTAGCCACCACCGTGTGATGATCATGGAAGTGATGGGCCGCGATGCGGGTTGGATCGCTCTTTACACCGCCATTGCGGGAGGAGCTGAGATCTCTCTGATTCCTGAAATTCCTTATGATTTGAATGTCATCGTAAAACGCATCCGAGAGAGATACGATGAGGGTAGAGGCTTTGTCAATATCGTCATAGCCGAAGGGGCCAAGCCAAAAGACGGAGAGATTACGGCCACCAAAGGTGAAGAAGGCCGAAATGCCATTCGACTCGGTGGAGTCGCCTACACATTGAGCCATCAGCTCAAAGAAGCAGGCGTAGAGGTTGATATTCGAGAAACAGTCTTAGGGCATATTCAACGCGGGGGAACTCCCATTGCCTACGACCGCGTTTTAGCCTCTGTATTTGGTGTGGAAGCATTTGAACGCGTGCTGAAGGGCGACTTTGGTCAGATGGTAGCGCTCAGGAACAATAAGTTTACATCAGTTCCCATCAAAGAAGCCATACAAGCATATAATGTGGTAGATCCTGAGGGAACTTTGGTAAAAGCAGCACGAGGCTTGGGAATATCGTTTGGAGATTAAAATTGAACGACAATTCTTATGCGGGAGAAAGGCTCATTTTCGGCTAAAAAAAGCGTGAGACGTTTTGTCTACTGTGCATTCGTTTATTCTTATTGGTAGTGATGGATGGAATTACTCTTCCTTTCATTCTTGCTTTTCCGAATCAAGTATTTTGTAAATTGTGACCATCTAAAAAAAACTATGATGCGGCTCAAGTACCTGATTATTTGCACAATTACCTTGCTGTTTGCCTCCTCTTGTGAGGAAATTTTTGAAGAAGATAGCGAGGAGAGCGGCCCCGAATACTTCGAATTTAAAGTCGACGGAGAAGAATTTGAAAGTGTGAGCATCCCTGCTCAGTGCAATGGGCTCAACTTTAGCTATTTTCCTGAGCCACATCTGGACTTGCCTCCCGGATTTATGGAGATGGTAGCCCGCAATTGCTCTGAATCAACATCGCTCAACCTCACTTTTCAAAGGGTAATTTCTGAGTATACGGGCTCGAGTTCACTGGAGTCTCTCAATTTTGCCGACTCATTTCAGCCCTCCTTTCGAGCAAAAAATAACGTGATTTACAATCGCCTACTTGATGGAACTATGACCGTAGATCGCTTCAGTGGCTCGCATAAACACGGTTCGGGTAGGTTGACGGGCACTTTTGAAATGAGATTGATAGATTCGGAAAAAACGGATACCCTTAACATTACCGATGGTCGATTCAATTTCTACATTTCGCAAAAGCTTCATTGATGGAAATCGATATTTAGAGAAATAAAAAAAAGCCGCTGAATAGGCGGCTTCTCTATTTAATTGGATTTGGCATTACTGAATGATGCAGTTTCAGCAGTAGCCTCATTTTGCGGGTAATCCCCGTTGATCATCTGAAAGATTTCCGGACTTCACCAATCTCGTTGCATAAATTTTATTTATCCCAACGTGATTATAGATTCAACATCTTAATCTCCAAGATTCTTAAAAATATCGTTTCCGATAGGGTATTCATATCTAGTGTATTAGGTCTATCGTCAAAAAATAAAAGGAGGTTTTAAGACCTCAAGATTTTCAGTTTTTTCCAGTGAACGGTATCCAACAAACGGACTGTCAGACTGTAGTATTCTCAGCACACAAGAGCTGTGTGTAAACATTAAAAATCCTAATTAATCATACCTTATGAAAAAATCAATCCTAAATTTAGTTACGCTTTTCAGCGTGCTGTTATTCAGTTCGTCAGCTTTCGCGCAGACGAATGTCTTCGATGACGTAATTGCAACAAGCCCTAATCATACTCACCTAACAACGGCTCTTCAAACTGCCGGATTGGATGAGGTGCTCCGTGATAATGAAGCAGAATATACCGTATTTGCACCTGATGACGCTGCCTTAGAAGCACTAGCTGCACAGCTTGGAGTGGGGCTGGGGCAAATACTTAATTCAGACCAGCTGACAGATTTGCTTCTCTATCACGTATTGGATTCCGAGGTGCTTTCGGGAGATATAGCGAATGGAGATATCGTTACTCCATTAAATGACGCCAACACCTTAAAACTTACTGCTGCCTCATCGGGAAGCATTTTTGTGAATCAAGCACAAGTGAATGCGGCAGACCTCACAACCGACAATGGTGTGGTACATTCCTTAGACGCGGCTCTTCTTAGCTCTGAGACGGTGGCAGACGTGGCTATCGACAACGGTTTCAGTTCATTGGTAGCCGCTGTTGTTACGGCCGAGTTGCTTCCTGCGCTTACCGACCCATTTT
The nucleotide sequence above comes from Cryomorphaceae bacterium 1068. Encoded proteins:
- a CDS encoding 1-acyl-sn-glycerol-3-phosphate acyltransferase, with amino-acid sequence MLYYILRPLIRWFLRAWFRNIVIVGKENLELEGPIIYVSNHPNAALDPLLLATNQRPKLYYLAAAEWFGKGFKNYVFREHFNMIPIGRPWLKLGEEVSNEDVFEQCYHALSEGKRIVIYPEGSSVTVANIREVKTGAARIKLGGDSFLKKTNARWQDVKIIPLGLNYYHPRRFQSDVVMHLGDPIDFSDIDETDEKERVRLMTERIRTKMAELVFHFEKEDFRRVAKDVYLIYGGHLLEQMNLSKDDIAKTYLLKKGILDAAHFFHEHEPEKLKEIDKKIRLFKKDLKDQKLDLRYMKGYRWPTFLLIRLVFGLPFFLLGWIINIVPFLGTRWAFEKYIRPKFTTVYVAGRLNPSFIASMVFIIGMAVFLVWYLFVSIGLVAITGVAWLIPVLILAGYGFGIYAARYARMWFDFVRMVRVINRRRRRPEAYQAIVKQWDELIGELNQLKGEYESGAAGR
- a CDS encoding carboxypeptidase-like regulatory domain-containing protein: MSDEKTKKPIPFASIWIQGTQIGTTSAADGSFQIDTGEDDSLVFSAVGYKRSVLAVNDISDTVRLTSSVIELSEVTISPSADRFLKLGEVNRKDIEIHWRPSVSWSVGRYFEYNGEIAETPYIKDLSIVTTSKLKESTVKILLYELDEDGNPTGLIHDENIIATVKKGKRKQTLVDLSELFLRFPKNGLLVAVEAINLESNIYHFTKKICNKETGKCKKQEFQSLQPKWGGLPRSYNSYAWIYRDEKWSKLGDHLDEFTEEGKRYGGALAVDLTLSD
- a CDS encoding ATP-dependent 6-phosphofructokinase, encoding MKKLLVSTGGGDCPGLNAVIRGVVKRANREGDWEVWGSMEAFNGIMEDPARLMRLDEEAVSGIHVRGGTIIKTTNKGNPLEFPEVQPDGSVKTTNRIPELVKRAKELGFEAIINIGGDGSQAISQALHEAGMPVVGVPKTIDNDLATTDFTFGFQTAVQTATDAFDRLVTTASSHHRVMIMEVMGRDAGWIALYTAIAGGAEISLIPEIPYDLNVIVKRIRERYDEGRGFVNIVIAEGAKPKDGEITATKGEEGRNAIRLGGVAYTLSHQLKEAGVEVDIRETVLGHIQRGGTPIAYDRVLASVFGVEAFERVLKGDFGQMVALRNNKFTSVPIKEAIQAYNVVDPEGTLVKAARGLGISFGD